In Sedimentibacter sp. MB31-C6, one genomic interval encodes:
- a CDS encoding helix-turn-helix transcriptional regulator: protein MFKNIERKYIMNIFMTFTDFLSEIYGENCEIVLHEITEEGSSIIAIKNGHISNRAIGIEKDDVLKKQIEISKGNSYSANRFHKTIEGGDMKSNSFFIKDSSGELIGILCVNIDLSSIITLNKITEKFLSEFMNNTLNNNHKVNEEEETIEEYTYRIMKKIVNQSDVPVDRMNMEEKIEILRLLKEKGVFRIKGVVREVAKQLDVSETSIYRYLREIE, encoded by the coding sequence ATGTTTAAAAATATAGAAAGAAAATACATAATGAATATCTTTATGACTTTTACTGATTTTTTATCAGAAATATATGGAGAGAATTGTGAAATAGTTCTTCACGAAATAACAGAAGAAGGGTCATCTATTATTGCTATAAAAAATGGACACATTAGTAATCGCGCAATTGGGATTGAAAAAGATGATGTTTTAAAAAAACAAATTGAAATTTCTAAAGGTAATAGCTATTCCGCAAATAGATTTCATAAAACAATAGAAGGTGGCGACATGAAATCTAATAGTTTTTTTATAAAAGATTCTTCAGGTGAATTAATTGGAATATTATGTGTCAATATAGACCTATCCTCCATAATAACGCTTAACAAAATTACTGAAAAATTTCTTTCAGAGTTTATGAATAACACTTTGAATAACAATCATAAAGTCAATGAGGAAGAAGAAACTATAGAGGAATATACATATCGTATTATGAAAAAAATTGTTAATCAATCAGATGTTCCAGTAGACAGGATGAATATGGAAGAAAAAATAGAGATTCTGAGATTATTAAAAGAAAAGGGAGTTTTTAGAATAAAAGGTGTGGTGAGAGAAGTAGCTAAACAACTCGATGTTTCAGAAACAAGTATATATCGATATTTACGTGAAATAGAATGA
- a CDS encoding alpha/beta fold hydrolase, producing MSKASKILLLHGAWHNGSCWMEVQQLLKEKGYESEALTLPGNKANDNKNVSYEDYVNYVSEAINKQEKPVIVVGHSSAGHILQMAIPKVKEKVEKIIFNNAWLLPHGKSQFDFVPDEVKEGMRMMAKESGDGAIPIDITFVKGMLATEASEERIEALMDKLVTQPLVIMETKINANDFSQLNIPQVLLYCTKDKSVEPGAFLNMFKAQGKNAVVEIECDHEGLFTNPKVYTEGLIQCIEI from the coding sequence ATGAGTAAAGCGAGTAAAATTTTATTACTTCATGGTGCATGGCATAATGGAAGCTGTTGGATGGAGGTTCAACAATTATTAAAGGAAAAAGGTTATGAATCAGAAGCATTAACATTACCTGGGAATAAAGCAAACGACAATAAAAACGTTTCATATGAAGATTATGTAAATTATGTTTCTGAAGCAATCAACAAACAAGAAAAACCTGTTATTGTTGTAGGACACTCTAGTGCAGGACACATTTTACAGATGGCTATTCCAAAGGTAAAAGAAAAAGTTGAAAAAATTATATTTAATAATGCATGGTTACTTCCTCATGGAAAGTCTCAATTTGATTTTGTTCCTGATGAAGTAAAAGAAGGTATGAGGATGATGGCAAAAGAAAGTGGAGATGGTGCTATTCCTATTGATATTACATTTGTAAAGGGAATGTTAGCTACAGAAGCTTCTGAAGAACGTATAGAAGCATTGATGGACAAGCTTGTTACTCAACCACTAGTAATAATGGAAACAAAAATAAATGCAAATGATTTTAGTCAATTAAATATACCTCAAGTATTATTGTATTGTACTAAAGACAAATCTGTTGAGCCAGGTGCCTTTTTAAATATGTTTAAAGCACAAGGCAAAAATGCTGTTGTGGAGATAGAATGTGACCATGAAGGTTTATTTACAAATCCAAAAGTATATACAGAAGGACTAATACAATGTATTGAGATTTAA
- a CDS encoding type II toxin-antitoxin system PemK/MazF family toxin codes for MTKLDKNNYNNLRFGDIIKINFSSSKGHEQKGYRPGVVISDPITQKELNGIVTVVPITNSISTFFTRVNLDKYNIQTKGDILMDQVKVLNLSDRQYEFIEKAPEEALNRCNIIFNAIYEKLLNS; via the coding sequence ATGACTAAATTAGATAAGAACAATTATAATAATTTGAGATTTGGCGACATAATAAAAATTAATTTTTCCTCATCTAAAGGACACGAACAGAAAGGCTATAGACCTGGAGTTGTAATATCAGATCCAATTACTCAAAAAGAATTGAATGGTATAGTAACAGTAGTACCAATAACAAATTCAATTAGTACGTTTTTCACAAGGGTAAATTTAGATAAATACAATATCCAAACTAAAGGTGACATACTAATGGATCAAGTTAAAGTTTTGAATTTGAGTGATAGACAGTATGAATTTATAGAAAAAGCACCAGAAGAGGCTTTAAACAGGTGTAATATAATTTTTAATGCTATTTATGAAAAATTATTAAATTCTTAA
- a CDS encoding AbrB/MazE/SpoVT family DNA-binding domain-containing protein yields the protein MKTNLSKWGNSAAIRIPKTILEELNIDSNNFEKISFSMDIEGDKLILKKKQEKTKFELLAEQSNGEKLNPKVDIDWGNPTGKEEW from the coding sequence ATGAAAACTAATTTATCTAAGTGGGGAAATAGTGCGGCTATTCGTATACCAAAGACCATATTAGAAGAATTAAATATAGATAGTAATAATTTTGAAAAGATAAGTTTTAGTATGGATATAGAAGGTGATAAGTTGATATTAAAAAAGAAACAAGAAAAAACTAAATTCGAACTTTTAGCAGAACAGTCTAATGGAGAAAAATTAAATCCAAAAGTAGATATAGACTGGGGTAATCCCACTGGAAAAGAAGAGTGGTAA